One genomic region from Oncorhynchus clarkii lewisi isolate Uvic-CL-2024 unplaced genomic scaffold, UVic_Ocla_1.0 unplaced_contig_9947_pilon_pilon, whole genome shotgun sequence encodes:
- the LOC139403945 gene encoding large ribosomal subunit protein eL30, translating to MVAAKKTKKSLESINSRLQLVMKSGKYVLGYKQSQKMIRQGKAKLVILANNTPALRKSEVEYYAMLAKTGVHHYSGNNIELGTACGKYFRVCTLAIIDPGDSDIIRSMPDQPQGEK from the exons ATGGTGGCCGCCAAGAAGACG AAAAAGTCCCTGGAGTCCATCAACTCCCGTCTCCAGCTGGTGATGAAGAGCGGTAAATATGTTCTGGGATACAAGCAGTCCCAGAAGATGATCCGCCAGGGAAAAGCCAAGCTGGTCATCCTGGCCAACAACACACCTGCCCTCAG GAAGTCTGAAGTGGAGTACTATGCCATGTTGGCCAAGACTGGCGTCCATCactacagtgggaacaacatcgaGCTGGGCACGGCCTGTGGAAAGTACTTCAGGGTGTGCACACTGGCTATCATCGACCCCG GTGATTCTGACATCATCAGGAGTATGCCAGACCAGCCGCAGGGGGAGAAGTAG